In Brettanomyces nanus chromosome 3, complete sequence, a single genomic region encodes these proteins:
- the ARP3 gene encoding Arp2/3 complex subunit, actin nucleation center, which translates to MASINTPAVVMDNGTGMTKLGFAGNDAPSWVIPTAIATRATGTSGKSTVSSKPSFLSTSGATGAGNSITGTSSPSPSLSSIKRDMADLDFYIGDEALEAAKGPGYSLHYPVRHGQIDNWDQMERFWETSIFKYLKCEPEDHYFLLTEPPLNPPENRENTAEIMFESFNCAGLYIAVQAVLALAASWTSSKVVDRTLTGTVVDSGDGVTHVIPVAEGYVIASAIKNIPLAGRDITSFIQTMLRERGEPNSSLKTAEEIKQKFCYVCPDIVKEFAKYDNNPEMFAKYMVDTVSDRKITVDVGYEGFLAPEIFFNPEIASSDFLTPLPQIVDTVIQASPIDVRKNLYKNIVLSGGSTMFKDFGRRLQRDLKTIVNERVALSESLSGAKSSGVQVQVISHKRQKNAVWFGGSLLAQTSEFKSYCHTKQDYEEYGPNIVRNFSLFNVPS; encoded by the coding sequence atggcTAGTATTAATACTCCGGCCGTTGTCATGGACAATGGTACTGGTATGACTAAATTGGGCTTTGCAGGAAATGATGCTCCTTCGTGGGTGATTCCCACGGCTATTGCCACGAGGGCCACAGGTACATCTGGAAAGTCAACTGTTTCATCCAAGCCATCATTTCTAAGTACCTCGGGTGCTACGGGCGCTGGAAACAGTATCACAggaacttcttcaccttctccttcacTGTCCTCAATCAAGAGAGACATGGCAGATTTGGACTTTTATATTGGAGATGAGGCATTAGAGGCTGCCAAAGGTCCCGGTTACTCGTTACACTACCCCGTCAGACACGGACAGATCGATAATTGGGATCAAATGGAACGTTTCTGGGAAACTTCcatcttcaagtatctTAAATGTGAACCTGAAGATCACTACTTCCTACTTACTGAACCACCTTTGAATCCTCCAGAGAATAGAGAGAATACGGCAGAAATCATGTTCGAATCATTCAATTGTGCAGGCTTGTATATCGCTGTCCAGGCAGTGTTGGCTCTTGCTGCTTCTTGGACATCCTCTAAAGTTGTTGATAGAACTTTGACCGGTACCGTTGTTGATTCTGGTGATGGTGTTACGCACGTGATTCCAGTTGCCGAAGGATACGTTATTGCTTCTGCCATTAAAAATATCCCATTGGCTGGTAGAGATATCACCAGTTTTATTCAGACTATGctaagagaaagaggagaaccaaactcttctttgaagactgCTGAAGAGATCAAACAAAAGTTCTGTTACGTGTGTCCAGATATTGTCAAGGAGTTCGCCAAGTATGACAACAATCCAGAAATGTTTGCCAAGTATATGGTGGATACAGTATCGGATCGTAAGATTACCGTGGACGTTGGATATGAGGGATTTTTAGCTCCCgagatcttcttcaacccAGAGATTGCCTCTTCTGATTTCTTGACACCTTTACCTCAGATAGTTGATACCGTTATCCAGGCGTCGCCAATTGACGTGAGGAAGAACTTGTACAAAAACATTGTTCTCAGTGGAGGTTCGACGATGTTTAAGGATTTCGGAAGAAGATTACAGAGAGATTTAAAAACGATAGTAAATGAAAGAGTTGCCTTGAGTGAGAGCCTCAGTGGTGCAAAGTCTAGTGGCGTCCAGGTGCAGGTGATCTCCCATAAGAGACAAAAGAATGCCGTCTGGTTTGGAGGTTCCCTATTGGCCCAGACCTCTGAGTTTAAAAGTTACTGTCATACAAAGCAGGACTACGAGGAGTATGGCCCCAACATCGTGCGGAACTTCTCCTTGTTTAATGTTCCATCGTAA
- a CDS encoding uncharacterized protein (BUSCO:EOG09342XNZ) has product MLPLHISKVFKNHTPDTPITSISYDTSGQYLLTSGTDESLQLYEIPKGRHLKSIYSKKYGCHLAIFTNTSHSQCLFASTQENHVIRLLNLDDNSFIRYFKGHKQQVVNLINATSATRLESFYSSSIDGTVKCWDMRTNTCTASLGLSSTPLIALDPTNSVMAILETGSFQLRLVAMGKFPTGSIKVVDLSSLFKQSLPKNLQFTNDNKYIIITTDSTEHIVLDSFSLQIMGTLSGQVPFISRKYPDSGNITVTPSGKYVIGGSGNGELLVWDLSYLSNNTSMKQLAPTSKLTNSAEGTLSIPRMVLFNPHYEMLATADTEVSFWTSK; this is encoded by the coding sequence ATGCTTCCTCTCCACATATCTAAGGTGTTTAAAAACCACACACCAGATACTCCAATCACATCCATCTCTTATGATACATCTGGACAATACCTCCTCACTTCTGGTACTGACGaatctcttcaactctATGAGATTCCTAAAGGAAGACATCTGAAGTCTATATACTCCAAGAAATATGGCTGTCATCTGGCCATCTTTACCAACACTTCTCATTCTCAATGTCTTTTTGCAAGTACTCAAGAAAATCACGTCATTAGATTACTCAATCTAGACGATAACTCTTTTATTCGCTATTTTAAAGGACATAAGCAGCAAGTCGTCAATCTAATCAATGCTACAAGTGCAACTAGACTCGAAAGTTTCTATTCCAGTTCAATTGATGGTACTGTTAAATGTTGGGATATGAGAACCAACACATGCACTGCTTCTTTGGGTCTTTCTTCTACCCCCCTCATAGCTCTTGATCCTACTAACAGTGTCATGGCCATACTAGAGACCGGCTCTTTCCAACTGAGGCTCGTGGCAATGGGGAAATTCCCTACAGGATCCATCAAAGTCGTCGATTTATCTTCACTGTTTAAACAATCTCTTCCTAAAAATCTCCAGTTCACTAATGATAACAAATACATCATTATAACTACGGATTCTACAGAGCATATTGTTCTTGATTCATTTTCCCTTCAGATAATGGGTACTCTTTCCGGCCAGGTACCTTTCATCTCCAGAAAATACCCTGACAGTGGTAATATTACGGTAACTCCAAGTGGGAAGTACGTTATAGGAGGCTCTGGAAATGGCGAATTGCTAGTCTGGGACTTGTCATATCTCTCCAATAATACATCGATGAAACAGTTAGCTCCTACAAGTAAGCTGACAAACTCAGCTGAAGGCACTCTGTCGATTCCGAGAATGGTTCTCTTCAACCCACACTACGAAATGTTGGCTACCGCAGATACAGAGGTCTCTTTCTGGACGTCCAAATAG
- a CDS encoding uncharacterized protein (EggNog:ENOG41): MIFSELIKTVMSQQDVITQVPNDVGQDQPMLIGGDVDDYNTEIQMNLRGQMFTITRDDLMGLPESVLLCLFPNGVFVDKDGNVITNLTEDDVVFVNFSPECFQYICTVFDSAVKDLQFQEQKLLIPKQQVYDINDPSILSDKPSIIVLREDLDYYCIPPVRGLSIDEMRRIKVLVGQKLVGNTRIFDGLGYKAGQQLKPAEQHLMDMLCSSGFSVNGDWGHRSLEPGKTVVFSLTLVRLNNRSTGTSSPCDSPQLNPVSSASSAASSERKRSRFSNIARAVSRASSRTRKEKPNSNATKLLLFWRKPARKCWWSDVVEEVDLGSLAIKGIDGDVTKMKVHILRVWTLELSIIGVQ, translated from the exons ATGAT ATTCAGTGAACTGATTAAAACTGTCATGTCGCAACAGGATGTCATTACACAAGTTCCGAATGATGTGGGGCAGGATCAGCCGATGTTAATAGGAGGTGATGTGGATGATTATAACACTGAGATTCAGATGAACCTTCGTGGCCAGATGTTCACGATCACTCGAGACGACCTAATGGGGCTTCCTGAGAGTGTTTTACTTTGTTTGTTTCCCAACGGCGTTTTTGTGGACAAGGATGGAAATGTGATAACAAACCttacagaagatgatgttGTCTTTGTTAATTTCTCACCTGAATGTTTCCAGTATATCTGCACTGTGTTTGACTCAGCAGTAAAGGATTTGCAATTTCAAGAGCAGAAACTACTAATACCGAAGCAGCAGGTTTATGACATTAATGATCCAAGTATATTGAGCGATAAGCCTTCTATTATTGTTCTaagagaagatttggaCTACTATTGTATTCCACCGGTGAGGGGGCTCTCAATAGATGAAATGCGGCGCATAAAGGTTCTCGTGGGCCAGAAGCTCGTTGGAAATACTAGGATATTTGATGGTTTGGGCTACAAGGCTGGTCAACAGTTGAAGCCTGCAGAGCAGCATCTAATGGATATGTTATGCTCTTCTGGCTTCTCTGTAAACGGGGACTGGGGTCACCGCTCGTTGGAGCCAGGTAAAACGGTTGTTTTTTCATTGACGCTGGTTCGTCTCAACAACCGTTCTACAGGTACCTCTTCTCCATGTGATTCACCGCAGTTGAATCCTGTTTCCTCGGCAAGCTCCGCGGCAAGCTCTGAAAGAAAGCGTTCGAGATTCAGTAACATAGCTCGAGCTGTTTCGAGGGCCAGTTCTAGAactagaaaagaaaaaccaAACTCTAACGCCACCAAGttgcttcttttttggaGAAAGCCTGCTAGAAAGTGTTGGTGGTCTGATGTGGTGGAAGAGGTCGATTTAGGCTCTCTTGCAATCAAAGGTATCGATGGTGATGTGACTAAGATGAAGGTTCATATTCTTCGGGTCTGGACGTTGGAATTGTCCATTATTGGTGTTCAGTAG
- a CDS encoding uncharacterized protein (EggNog:ENOG41) — MSLGKLFHYSFDIVVISIILAGIKSSTGYELRVDSIAHTKDSISILRKYLNLGETLFSRCCSYAKSSKSFRMVMLPGTQQVKDAVNDARKKYDKRQ, encoded by the exons ATGAGT TTGGGGAAACTCTTCCATTACAGTTTTGATATTGTTGTTATCTCTATTATTCTAGCAGGTATTAAGAGTTCGACGGGTTACGAATTAAGGGTGGATTCTATCGCTCATACAAAAGACTCGATCTCTATTCTTCGCAAGTATCTCAATTTGGGAGAAACATTGTTCTCTCGGTGCTGTTCGTATGCGAAATCCAGCAAATCTTTCCGAATGGTGATGCTACCGGGTACTCAGCAAGTAAAGGACGCTGTTAATGATGCAAGGAAGAAGTACGACAAACGTCAATAG
- the GRX5 gene encoding monothiol glutaredoxin grx5 produces the protein MFASTMLRVRSIIRPTVGLRFMSAETKKAITEAVSSAPVVLFMKGTPEAPACGFSRATIQMLGQQGVDPAKFAAYNVLEDSDLRQGIKEYSDWPTIPQLYVDSEFVGGCDIIMSMAQSGELSEVLEKANALVPEEEEKQ, from the coding sequence ATGTTCGCTTCTACAATGCTTAGAGTTCGCTCTATAATTCGGCCTACGGTTGGACTAAGATTTATGTCTGCAGAGACCAAGAAGGCCATCACAGAAGCAGTAAGCTCGGCCCCAGTAGTTCTCTTTATGAAAGGAACACCAGAAGCACCAGCATGTGGATTTTCCAGGGCTACCATCCAGATGTTAGGACAGCAGGGTGTTGATCCTGCAAAATTTGCTGCCTATaatgttcttgaagactcagatCTCAGACAGGGAATCAAGGAGTACAGTGATTGGCCAACGATTCCTCAACTTTACGTTGACAGCGAGTTTGTTGGAGGATGCGATATTATTATGAGTATGGCGCAATCTGGAGAGTTGTCAGAAGTCTTGGAGAAGGCCAATGCTTTAGTTcctgaggaagaagagaagcagtaa
- a CDS encoding uncharacterized protein (BUSCO:EOG09342RST) produces the protein MFSTRLLFRTIRPVSVRLGSTLAFLETAGGQITPASLSTVTAATQIGDPITVLLVGAGSMEAAKQAYKLPSVQKIIVSESEKYNHYLPEEVSPLVVKLLKENSGFKHFLVPASTAGKNFLPRVGAVLDLQPLSEIIKVVSADTFVRPTYAGNAVLTVKSKDDVILASVRPSAFEPAAEESTATSASVEEVDYVKSGNKTEFISEKLITSERPDLSSAKVVVSGGRGLKSKEEFDQLLYPLADKLNASVGASRAAVDAGFCDNSLQVGQTGKVIAPNLYIAVGISGAIQHLAGMKDSKVIVAINKDEEAPIFNVSDVGLVGDLLDIIPELTKKL, from the coding sequence ATGTTTTCAACGAGATTGTTGTTTAGAACTATACGTCCAGTGAGTGTTCGTCTCGGTTCCACTTTGGCGTTTTTGGAGACGGCGGGTGGCCAAATTACTCCGGCCTCTCTTTCTACCGTGACTGCTGCCACTCAGATTGGAGATCCTATCACCGTACTTTTAGTTGGTGCTGGATCCATGGAAGCAGCCAAGCAGGCCTACAAGCTTCCTTCTGTTCAAAAAATTATTGTTTCCGAGTCGGAGAAGTACAATCATTATCTTCCCGAAGAGGTTTCTCCACTTGTCgtcaagttgttgaaggagaacaGTGGGTTCAAGCACTTCTTAGTGCCTGCTTCAACCGCAGGTAAAAACTTCTTACCACGAGTTGGTGCCGTTCTGGACTTGCAGCCGCTTTCTGAAATCATCAAGGTAGTCAGTGCAGACACTTTTGTCAGACCTACCTATGCCGGCAATGCCGTCTTGACAGTTAAATCTAAGGACGATGTGATTTTGGCCTCTGTGAGACCATCCGCATTTGAGCCGGCTGCCGAAGAATCTACTGCCACTTCTGCTTCCGTGGAGGAAGTGGATTATGTCAAGTCGGGAAATAAAACTGAGTTTATCtctgagaagttgatcacTTCTGAGAGGCCGGACCTATCATCTGCAAAAGTGGTTGTCTCTGGCGGTAGAGGACTTAAAagtaaagaagagtttgatcAACTCCTGTATCCATTAGCTGATAAATTGAATGCTTCTGTTGGTGCATCTAGAGCTGCCGTTGATGCTGGCTTCTGTGATAACTCGCTCCAAGTTGGTCAAACGGGCAAAGTTATTGCTCCCAATTTGTATATTGCAGTTGGAATTTCTGGTGCCATTCAACACTTGGCAGGAATGAAGGATTCCAAGGTTATCGTGGCTATCaacaaagatgaagaggccCCTATCTTTAACGTGTCAGACGTTGGACTTGTTGGAGATTTGCTGGACATAATTCCAGAGTTAACCAAGAAATTGTAG
- a CDS encoding uncharacterized protein (EggNog:ENOG41) has product MGTDFTLNEQLKHSEYSEYRILYTFDIYKKAKVWQDGTLRLFKINKKLIVYDDSKVLVYEDFWKLYETFHERQVIKFDDVWITVDATLGVYERDVLGQFLRVNSSCNDVTLNAKRIVQPVKKLNKKQNSLLPLTPAKRKRRVVGLRHSRGDFKSPLLKKTPKTPARKTLHIDRSYETPQISMLTPPISSYSYRRLDLQTPLKKHLPSQQLDLLQVDVYDSDSQENDDLSDFGEDTNATPKNAQKKLFDKLELGNSGNEIATETWGHKEDSSDRAKAVLDLSKRLLGKP; this is encoded by the coding sequence ATGGGCACGGATTTCACTTTAAATGAACAGCTCAAACACTCCGAGTACTCTGAGTATCGGATTCTTTACACTTTTGATATCTACAAGAAGGCTAAAGTGTGGCAGGACGGAACTCTGCGactcttcaagatcaacaagaaacTGATTGTATATGATGACAGTAAAGTTCTTGTGTATGAGGATTTTTGGAAACTATATGAGACGTTTCATGAACGACAGGtcatcaaatttgatgatgtATGGATCACTGTCGATGCAACACTCGGAGTTTACGAGAGAGATGTATTGGGTCAATTCCTTAGGGTGAACTCAAGTTGCAACGATGTAACTTTGAACGCAAAGAGAATTGTACAACCAGTAAAGAAACTaaacaagaaacaaaaTTCTTTACTACCGCTGACTCCCGCTAAGAGAAAACGCCGGGTAGTTGGCCTTAGACATAGTAGAGGGGACTTCAAATCACCTCTTCTTAAGAAGACACCAAAGACTCCTGCTAGAAAGACGTTGCATATCGACAGGAGTTACGAAACTCCCCAAATTTCAATGTTAACGCCTCCTATCTCTAGTTATAGTTACCGTAGATTGGATTTGCAGACTCCTCTAAAAAAGCATTTACCGTCGCAGCAGCTGGACTTGCTACAGGTAGATGTCTATGACAGCGATTCACAGGAGAACGATGATTTGAGCGACTTTGGTGAGGATACCAATGCTACTCCAAAAAATGCACAGAAGAAACTATTCGACAAGTTGGAATTGGGTAATTCGGGAAATGAAATTGCCACAGAAACATGGGGCCATAAGGAGGACTCTTCCGATAGAGCCAAGGCGGTACTAGACCTTTCGAAAAGACTACTAGGTAAACCTTGA
- a CDS encoding uncharacterized protein (BUSCO:EOG09343IV3), translating to MESNPGDIHVKEEAQLRSSQQQVTNNGNISFDAIGGPIVPAQLSAIHHHEGKKSGTDFVKKLFQMLEENTFGEIVRWSDTGNSFIITDTNEFTKKVLPSYFKHSNFASFVRQLNKYDFHKVKLSHDIKQRYKLENIWEFKHPEFSEHNRSALDSIKRKAPAKRDAEGSLVMTSPTNFVSINQFRTLQDRMDFLERDNQQLHVEVQKLHGDLASLHGKYNSLVTTLLTSRTVNESFSSAISILAKSLSQIGVDIPRIDLPFAPLSQSQARSPISASPIIASSNNSGNISPRQVSQVPQVPRVPRVRLPHVQQVPHVPQVPHVPQVPQVPQVSQVSQVSQVSQVSQVSQVTQISQIALQQQPGSRLQPSLIAGTTPGQAMTTLSPQKRQERILARPKGSTLHVLLVEDDDVCVQLCKKFLMKYGCTVVVVKDGLAAISAVEKVKFDLVLMDIVMPNLDGASATSVIRSFDSDTPIIAMTGNYQKEDLMTYLAHGMTDILAKPFTKLDLYMILEKHQMGNNFKRPSHDSDVLLSGGTVKMSTSGETSGASTGPSGDVTSTRQDSNATTAPPPGVIVDSPTTAELMSAGLVDSTPQKKQSGPQQPQESRLEQQPVPIVPEDVSVNILEPDLINGIGAPENPDTDDSYESPMKRPRYA from the coding sequence ATGGAATCAAATCCTGGTGATATTCATGTCAAAGAAGAGGCTCAGCTGCGATCATCGCAGCAACAAGTGACTAACAACGGTAATATTTCATTTGACGCAATAGGAGGGCCGATAGTCCCTGCACAACTTTCGGCCATTCATCATCACGAAGGGAAGAAATCTGGTACAGACTTCGTTAAAAAGCTCTTTCAAATGCTCGAAGAAAACACCTTTGGAGAGATAGTACGGTGGTCAGATACAGGAAATTCGTTCATCATTACAGATACAAATGAATTCACTAAGAAGGTGCTCCCCAGTTACTTCAAGCACAGCAACTTTGCCAGTTTTGTTAGGCAGTTAAACAAATATGATTTCCACAAAGTGAAGCTTTCTCATGATATTAAGCAGCGATATAAGCTGGAGAATATATGGGAGTTTAAACATCCCGAATTCTCTGAGCATAATCGGTCTGCTCTTGACAGCATCAAAAGGAAAGCCCCTGCAAAGAGAGATGCCGAGGGAAGCCTTGTGATGACTTCTCCGACAAATTTTGTGTCAATTAATCAGTTTAGAACGCTGCAAGATCGTATGGACTTCCTTGAAAGAGACAACCAGCAGTTGCACGTGGAGGTCCAGAAGTTGCATGGCGATCTGGCGTCTCTCCATGGCAAGTATAACAGTCTGGTAACGACATTACTCACCTCAAGGACTGTGAACGAGTCGTTTTCCAGCGCCATTTCTATTTTGGCAAAGTCTCTGTCTCAGATAGGCGTTGACATTCCTCGTATCGATCTTCCTTTTGCTCCCCTTTCACAGTCACAGGCAAGATCTCCCATCTCGGCGTCTCCTATTATCGCCAGCTCGAACAATTCTGGTAACATCAGTCCTCGACAGGTCTCACAGGTCCCACAGGTTCCACGGGTGCCACGTGTGCGGCTACCACATGTCCAGCAGGTACCACATGTCCCGCAGGTACCACATGTCCCGCAGGTACCACAGGTACCGCAGGTCTCACAGGTCTCACAGGTCTCACAGGTCTCACAGGTCTCACAAGTCTCACAAGTCACACAGATATCTCAAATTGCACTACAGCAACAACCGGGATCAAGACTTCAGCCTAGCTTGATCGCAGGTACAACCCCAGGCCAGGCTATGACTACTTTATCTCCTCAAAAACGGCAGGAAAGAATTCTTGCCCGTCCAAAAGGATCGACATTACACGTTTTATtggtagaagatgatgatgtttgCGTTCAGTTATGCAAAAAGTTCCTCATGAAGTATGGATGTACGGTAGTTGTGGTGAAGGATGGATTGGCTGCAATCAGTGCGGTCGAAAAGGTGAAGTTTGACCTTGTGTTGATGGATATAGTTATGCCCAACTTAGATGGAGCTTCTGCCACCTCTGTTATACGTTCGTTCGATAGTGACACACCAATTATCGCCATGACCGGCAACTATCAAAAAGAGGACCTAATGACATATTTGGCGCATGGAATGACGGACATCTTGGCGAAACCGTTTACAAAACTTGATCTATATATGATTCTTGAAAAGCATCAGATGGGGAATAACTTTAAGAGGCCAAGCCATGACTCTGATGTGCTTTTATCAGGAGGAACTGTGAAAATGTCTACTAGTGGAGAAACATCTGGGGCCAGTACAGGTCCTAGTGGAGATGTTACTTCTACGCGGCAGGATTCTAACGCTACAACGGCTCCTCCGCCTGGTGTGATTGTGGATTCACCTACCACGGCGGAATTGATGTCTGCTGGACTAGTTGATTCTACTCCGCAAAAGAAGCAGTCCGGCCCTCAGCAGCCTCAAGAATCTCGACTAGAACAACAGCCTGTTCCTATAGTCCCTGAAGACGTGTCTGTGAATATTCTGGAACCAGATTTGATCAATGGTATTGGGGCGCCAGAGAATCCTGATACTGATGATTCTTACGAAAGTCCTATGAAAAGGCCTCGATACGCTTAA
- the FUR1 gene encoding Uracil phosphoribosyltransferase, synthesizes UMP from uracil (BUSCO:EOG09343LVI), with protein sequence MTEVYHNIFKLRLSNQLRCLYTIIRDEKTSRADFVFYSDRIIRLLVEEGLNQLPVKSKTILTPTGSTYHGFEFEGKICGVSIIRAGESMEQGLRACCRSVRLGKILIQRDEETALPKLFYVKLPTDISKRYVLLLDPLLATGGSACMAIDVLKQKGVSEDRIIFLNVLASPEGIEVFRSKYPKIKVITGMVDDGLNEHKYVIPGVGDFGDRYYCI encoded by the coding sequence atgacTGAAGTGTATCACAATATTTTCAAACTGAGACTGTCGAACCAATTGAGGTGTCTATACACTATCATTCGTGACGAAAAGACAAGTCGTGCGGACTTTGTTTTTTACTCGGACAGAATCATCAGATTGTTAGTTGAGGAAGGTCTCAACCAGCTACCTGTTAAGTCAAAGACGATTCTTACTCCAACAGGATCGACATATCACGGTTTCGAGTTTGAAGGTAAGATCTGTGGTGTGTCTATCATTAGAGCTGGAGAATCTATGGAACAAGGTTTGAGAGCCTGCTGCCGTTCTGTTCGTCTCGGAAAAATCTTGATTCAGAGAGACGAAGAAACTGctcttccaaagctttTCTACGTCAAACTTCCTACGGACATCTCTAAGAGATATGTATTGTTGTTGGATCCATTATTGGCTACTGGAGGATCTGCCTGTATGGCTATTGACGTTTTGAAACAGAAGGGTGTTTCTGAAGAtagaatcatcttcttgaacgTGTTGGCCAGTCCTGAAGGTATTGAGGTTTTCAGAAGTAAATACCCTAAGATTAAGGTTATTACTGGTATGGTTGATGATGGATTGAACGAACATAAGTACGTCATTCCTGGTGTTGGAGATTTCGGCGATAGATACTACTGTATTTGA
- the TAL1 gene encoding sedoheptulose-7-phosphate:D-glyceraldehyde-3- phosphate transaldolase (BUSCO:EOG093433A7): MPSSLEQLKATGTVVVADTGDFESIAKFQPQDATTNPSLILAATKQPQYAKLIDVAVEYAKKHAKTPEEQATVALDRLLVEFGTRILAIVPGRVSTEVDARLSFDKEATIKKALSIIALYKSMGIDKKRVLIKIASTWEGIQAAQELESKYGVHCNLTLLFSYVQAVACAEAGVTLISPFVGRIMDWYKAKTGETYDSTSDPGVQSVREIFNYYKKYDYKTIVMGASFRNTGEIEALAGVDFLTISPKLLEQLSDSSKAVPKLLDSKKAKSLEIPRDSFINDEPKFRFLFNEDAMATEKLSEGIRKFSADCATLYNKLLDKVSA; the protein is encoded by the coding sequence atgccttcttctttggaacaGTTAAAAGCCACAGGAACTGTCGTTGTGGCTGATACCGGTGACTTTGAATCAATTGCAAAGTTCCAACCTCAAGATGCTACTACCAATCCATCTTTAATTTTGGCTGCCACTAAGCAGCCTCAGTATGCTAAATTGATCGATGTTGCTGTTGAATATGCTAAGAAGCATGCAAAGACCCCCGAAGAACAGGCTACTGTTGCTCTTGACAGATTGTTGGTTGAATTCGGTACTAGGATTTTGGCCATTGTTCCTGGTAGAGTGTCTACTGAAGTTGATGCAAGATTGTCATTCGATAAAGAGGCCACTATCAAAAAGGCTTTATCTATCATTGCTCTTTACAAGTCTATGGGAATTGATAAAAAAAGAGTCTTAATTAAGATTGCTTCCACATGGGAAGGTATTCAGGCTGCTCAAGAATTGGAGTCCAAGTATGGAGTTCACTGTAACTTGACATTACTTTTCTCCTATGTTCAAGCAGTCGCTTGCGCTGAAGCTGGTGTCACTCTTATCTCTCCGTTTGTTGGAAGAATTATGGACTGGTACAAAGCCAAGACTGGTGAGACATATGATTCTACTTCAGATCCTGGTGTTCAATCTGTCAGAGAAATCTTCAACTACTACAAGAAATACGACTATAAGACCATAGTTATGGGTGCTTCTTTCAGGAACACGGGCGAAATTGAGGCACTTGCAGGTGTCGATTTCTTAACCATCTCTCCAAAGTTGTTGGAACAGCTTTCTGACTCTTCTAAGGCAGTTCCAAAGCTATTGGATTCTAAAAAGGCCAAGTCTTTGGAAATTCCAAGGGATTCCTTCATTAACGATGAGCCTAAGTTCAGATTCTTGTTTAACGAAGATGCTATGGCCACCGAGAAGTTGTCCGAAGGTATTAGAAAATTCTCCGCCGATTGTGCTACTTTGTACAACAAGTTGCTTGATAAGGTTTCCGCTTAA